From the Candidatus Methylomirabilota bacterium genome, one window contains:
- a CDS encoding carbohydrate ABC transporter permease, which produces MATAMARPRSRPAGRRARSPQSRALLYALLAVVMLWLIGPFVWLFVTSVSYQRNLLSRPLPFVPPEITLENYRMILGLVRFHAEGQAAKILPSMLNTVIVASVVTVVNLALGTAAGYAYARFRFPLKTFSLFAVLFTRMLPTIVLIPAFFVIFRALGLQNTLTGLIVAYCSFTLPFTVWIMKAYFETVPADLDKSALVDGCNRFQAYYKVVLPVSGPGLVAGGAFTFMLCWNEFVVAQVLNTKPGTTTLPPVIAAMNGQVNVDYSVIAASGFLGALPAVLLVLIFQKYMVQGLTAGS; this is translated from the coding sequence GTGGCGACCGCGATGGCGCGCCCACGGTCCCGGCCGGCCGGGCGGCGCGCCCGCTCGCCGCAGAGCCGCGCGCTCCTCTACGCCCTCCTCGCGGTGGTGATGCTGTGGCTGATCGGTCCCTTCGTGTGGCTCTTCGTCACGAGCGTCTCCTACCAGCGGAACCTCCTGTCCCGGCCGCTGCCCTTCGTGCCGCCCGAGATCACGCTGGAGAACTACCGGATGATCCTGGGCCTCGTGCGCTTCCACGCCGAGGGCCAGGCGGCCAAGATCCTGCCCTCGATGCTCAACACCGTCATCGTGGCCTCGGTGGTCACGGTCGTGAATTTGGCGCTCGGCACCGCCGCCGGCTACGCCTACGCCCGCTTCCGCTTCCCGCTCAAGACGTTCTCGCTCTTCGCGGTGCTGTTCACGCGCATGCTGCCCACCATCGTGCTGATCCCGGCCTTCTTCGTGATCTTTCGCGCCCTCGGCCTGCAGAACACCCTGACCGGGCTGATCGTCGCGTACTGCTCGTTCACGCTGCCGTTCACGGTCTGGATCATGAAAGCCTACTTCGAGACCGTGCCCGCCGACCTCGACAAGAGCGCGCTCGTGGACGGCTGCAACCGCTTCCAGGCGTATTACAAGGTGGTACTGCCGGTGTCGGGCCCGGGGCTGGTCGCGGGCGGGGCGTTCACCTTCATGCTCTGCTGGAACGAGTTCGTGGTGGCCCAGGTGCTGAACACGAAGCCGGGCACCACCACGCTGCCGCCGGTGATCGCGGCGATGAACGGCCAGGTGAACGTGGACTACTCGGTGATCGCGGCCTCCGGCTTCCTGGGCGCGCTGCCCGCGGTGCTCCTCGTGCTGATCTTCCAGAAATACATGGTGCAGGGCCTCACCGCCGGCTC
- a CDS encoding sugar ABC transporter permease: MARELRSPVPAGIPSRVAASRPGGRALRLPEGAFAWLLVTPAVGAIVAVVAIPLAYSLWLSFTDVNLLRTTGPAVELFGMRLPLYRWVGLKNYLQVFDDPLYWSSLWRTLYFVGAFVIEATLVGLGVALVLNERFAGRPLVRSLLLIPWSLSRVVVGLLWIGILDFEFGAFNGYMQRLGLLSGSIAFFKDGFSALNVLVSVYMWNQAPFATLLFLAGMQSISEDLYAAAEVDGAGYWQRFRYVTLPALRPILFLVLVLCTVNGFLMLDLIYVLTMGGPANETTTISWLGFQTSFAFFKFGPGTAILYTLTGLCLLLTFLYHRLILARFEPEA, translated from the coding sequence TTGGCTCGCGAGCTGCGCTCGCCGGTCCCCGCGGGGATCCCGAGCCGGGTGGCGGCGTCCCGGCCCGGGGGCCGCGCGCTCCGACTGCCCGAGGGGGCCTTCGCCTGGCTGCTGGTGACGCCCGCGGTGGGCGCCATCGTGGCGGTGGTGGCGATCCCGCTCGCCTACTCGCTCTGGCTCTCGTTCACCGACGTCAACCTGCTCCGCACCACCGGCCCCGCCGTCGAGCTGTTCGGGATGCGCTTGCCGCTGTACCGGTGGGTGGGGCTCAAGAACTACCTGCAGGTCTTCGACGATCCGCTGTACTGGTCCTCGCTCTGGCGCACGCTCTATTTCGTGGGGGCCTTCGTGATCGAGGCCACCCTGGTCGGCCTCGGGGTCGCGCTCGTTCTCAACGAGCGCTTCGCGGGCCGCCCGCTCGTGCGGAGCCTCCTGCTGATCCCGTGGTCGCTGTCGCGCGTGGTGGTCGGGCTCCTGTGGATCGGCATCCTCGACTTCGAGTTCGGCGCGTTCAACGGCTACATGCAGCGGCTCGGGCTGCTGTCCGGCTCCATCGCGTTCTTCAAGGACGGCTTCAGCGCGCTGAACGTCCTCGTCTCCGTCTACATGTGGAACCAGGCCCCGTTCGCGACGCTGCTGTTCCTCGCCGGCATGCAGTCGATCTCGGAAGACCTCTACGCGGCCGCCGAGGTGGACGGCGCGGGCTACTGGCAGCGCTTCCGCTACGTGACGCTGCCCGCGCTCCGCCCCATCCTCTTCCTGGTGCTGGTGCTCTGCACCGTGAACGGCTTCCTCATGCTGGACCTGATCTACGTCCTCACCATGGGCGGCCCCGCCAACGAGACCACCACGATCTCCTGGCTCGGGTTCCAGACGAGCTTCGCGTTCTTCAAGTTCGGGCCGGGCACCGCGATCCTCTACACCCTCACCGGCCTCTGCCTGCTGCTGACCTTCCTGTACCACCGCCTGATCCTCGCGCGGTTCGAGCCGGAGGCCTGA
- a CDS encoding substrate-binding domain-containing protein, whose protein sequence is MNPISRRRFLGTAGMLGAGAMLAGEGALRPARADKPINFSGWVFKPDTVKDYVDFYNKKHGGQVKYEAIPWPNYHPTMETRAFSGEIVDVMYCTHNNRERWFENGLLRPVDDLPGVDELKKKMTPANLDSLKSKDGSKLLGLPYFTSLFVLMYNEPMLQQAGIKAPAKSWGELVEHCAKLKKDKVSDTPYLPNWNNSPSGTMPQFMSDCFSDGANVFDGKNRVIVDQEPGAARAMERWQKVYKAELVNPEVLTKTSSTDTHRIFWTGRYAYHTNHSYYLKTIAGEPENSKLAPKKAKLANYPGNGSSYMWTDSYVVNAKSKALEDAWKLTRFLGGNLNGDWYVQRQWCLISGLDNPYPEMYDHPEIIASYDRWIDLKLLREQYKKGRVIAAYKEPWYGEYDTKAVAIVHNIIRGGTTVPKGLKELAALQKSLA, encoded by the coding sequence ATGAACCCGATCAGCAGGCGGCGGTTTCTCGGGACGGCGGGAATGCTCGGGGCGGGGGCGATGCTGGCCGGGGAGGGCGCGCTGCGGCCCGCCCGGGCCGACAAGCCCATCAACTTCTCGGGGTGGGTCTTCAAGCCCGACACGGTCAAGGACTACGTCGACTTCTACAACAAGAAGCACGGCGGGCAGGTGAAGTACGAGGCGATCCCGTGGCCGAACTACCACCCCACCATGGAGACGCGCGCCTTCTCGGGGGAGATCGTGGACGTGATGTACTGCACCCACAACAACCGCGAGCGCTGGTTCGAGAACGGGCTGCTGCGACCGGTCGACGACCTCCCCGGGGTGGACGAGCTGAAGAAGAAGATGACGCCGGCCAACCTCGACAGCCTGAAGAGCAAGGACGGCAGCAAGCTGCTCGGGCTGCCCTACTTCACGAGCCTCTTCGTGCTCATGTACAACGAGCCGATGCTCCAGCAGGCCGGGATCAAGGCGCCGGCCAAGAGCTGGGGCGAGCTGGTCGAGCACTGCGCGAAGCTCAAGAAGGACAAGGTCAGCGACACCCCGTACCTGCCGAACTGGAACAACAGCCCGTCCGGGACCATGCCGCAATTCATGAGCGATTGCTTCTCGGACGGCGCGAACGTCTTCGACGGCAAGAATCGCGTGATCGTGGACCAGGAGCCGGGCGCGGCCCGCGCGATGGAGCGCTGGCAGAAAGTCTACAAGGCGGAGCTGGTGAACCCCGAGGTGCTCACCAAGACCTCGTCCACCGACACCCACCGTATCTTCTGGACCGGCCGCTACGCCTATCACACCAACCACTCCTACTACCTGAAGACGATCGCGGGGGAGCCGGAGAACTCCAAGCTCGCCCCCAAGAAGGCCAAGCTGGCCAACTACCCGGGCAACGGATCGAGCTACATGTGGACCGACTCCTACGTGGTGAACGCCAAGAGCAAGGCCCTCGAGGACGCGTGGAAGCTGACCCGGTTCCTCGGCGGCAACCTCAACGGCGACTGGTACGTGCAGCGGCAGTGGTGCCTGATCTCGGGCCTCGACAACCCGTACCCCGAGATGTACGACCACCCCGAGATCATCGCCTCCTACGACCGCTGGATCGACCTCAAGCTGCTGCGCGAGCAGTACAAGAAGGGCCGCGTGATCGCCGCCTACAAGGAGCCGTGGTACGGCGAGTACGACACCAAGGCGGTGGCCATCGTCCACAACATCATCCGCGGCGGGACCACGGTGCCGAAGGGCCTCAAGGAGCTGGCCGCGCTGCAGAAGTCGCTGGCCTAG
- a CDS encoding inositol monophosphatase family protein, producing the protein MTAPRAMHETVAAMIAAAQVAGEIAMKYYRGGFDVTIKADQTPVTQADREAEQAIKGVLGRALPDYGFLGEEFGEEGPKERRFIIDPIDGTKNFIRRIPIWATLIALEEAGEVTAGVVFNPVSHEMFWARRGDGAWADTERLKVSDVATLAGAMVLHADLHLLRQAGYWEPFVRIVDRCGRTRGFGDYYGYGLVASGKSDVYLETDLKPWDAAPMKILVEEAGGRLTDFAGRPTIYAGSVLATNGRLHDEALALLRHG; encoded by the coding sequence GTGACCGCGCCCCGGGCGATGCACGAGACGGTGGCCGCGATGATCGCGGCAGCCCAGGTCGCCGGCGAGATCGCCATGAAGTACTACCGCGGCGGCTTCGACGTCACCATCAAGGCCGACCAGACGCCGGTCACCCAGGCCGATCGCGAGGCGGAGCAGGCCATCAAGGGCGTGCTGGGTCGCGCGCTCCCCGACTACGGCTTCCTCGGCGAGGAGTTTGGCGAAGAGGGGCCGAAGGAGCGCCGTTTCATCATCGATCCCATCGACGGCACCAAGAACTTCATCCGCCGGATCCCGATCTGGGCCACCCTCATCGCGCTGGAGGAGGCGGGCGAGGTGACCGCGGGCGTCGTCTTCAACCCGGTGAGCCACGAGATGTTCTGGGCGCGCCGGGGCGACGGGGCGTGGGCCGACACCGAGCGCCTGAAGGTCTCCGACGTGGCCACCCTGGCCGGGGCCATGGTGCTCCACGCGGACCTGCACCTGCTGCGGCAGGCCGGCTACTGGGAGCCGTTCGTCCGGATCGTCGACCGGTGCGGCCGCACGCGCGGCTTCGGTGACTACTACGGCTACGGCCTCGTGGCCTCCGGCAAGTCCGACGTCTACCTGGAGACCGATCTCAAGCCGTGGGACGCGGCGCCGATGAAGATCCTCGTGGAGGAAGCGGGCGGCCGCCTCACCGACTTCGCGGGCCGTCCCACCATCTACGCGGGCTCGGTGCTCGCCACCAACGGGCGCCTCCACGACGAGGCGCTCGCCCTGCTACGTCACGGTTGA
- a CDS encoding carboxymuconolactone decarboxylase family protein has product MDDALKETTRKTARMLFHSIKSGVGFETWKKFDRDLARELSMFFTGKLYSREVISQKQRELCAVASLTVLNRRNEVRAHIHAALNVGASRQEVTEVIFQQVTYGGMPVVVEALEVFKEVLVERGEWQE; this is encoded by the coding sequence ATGGACGACGCGCTCAAGGAAACCACCCGCAAGACCGCCCGCATGCTCTTCCACTCGATCAAGAGCGGCGTCGGGTTCGAGACGTGGAAGAAGTTCGACCGCGACCTCGCCCGCGAGCTCAGCATGTTCTTCACCGGCAAGCTCTACAGCCGCGAGGTGATCTCGCAGAAGCAGCGCGAGCTGTGCGCGGTGGCCTCCCTCACCGTGCTGAACCGGCGCAACGAGGTGCGCGCGCACATCCACGCCGCGCTGAACGTGGGGGCGAGCCGCCAGGAGGTGACCGAGGTCATCTTCCAGCAGGTCACCTACGGCGGCATGCCGGTGGTGGTGGAGGCCCTCGAGGTCTTCAAGGAGGTCCTGGTCGAGCGGGGCGAGTGGCAGGAGTGA
- a CDS encoding RidA family protein, with the protein MAKIERYAANGVWDPPTYSQGVKVSGAQTILYIAGQVAYDAGGKPAHPGDFKAQARAVFQAVKAQVEAGGGTMDSIVKINTYLTDIRHRADLVPIREEFLGKKSPASTLVAVAALAMPEWLIEIEAVAVL; encoded by the coding sequence ATGGCCAAGATCGAGCGCTACGCCGCCAACGGTGTCTGGGATCCGCCGACCTACTCGCAGGGCGTGAAGGTGAGCGGAGCCCAGACCATTCTCTACATCGCCGGGCAGGTCGCCTACGACGCGGGCGGCAAGCCCGCCCACCCCGGCGACTTCAAGGCGCAGGCCCGCGCCGTCTTCCAGGCGGTGAAGGCCCAGGTCGAGGCGGGCGGCGGCACGATGGACAGCATCGTCAAGATCAACACCTACCTCACCGACATCCGGCACCGGGCCGATCTGGTTCCGATCCGCGAGGAGTTCCTCGGCAAGAAGTCGCCCGCCTCCACCCTCGTGGCGGTGGCCGCGCTCGCCATGCCGGAGTGGCTGATCGAGATCGAAGCGGTCGCGGTGCTGTAG
- a CDS encoding phosphomannomutase/phosphoglucomutase: protein MTALNPYIFRAYDVRGKVDVDITPPVFEQVGRAYGTLVKRRGGRTIALGMDNRVSSHALKEAFAAGVLSTGLDVVDIGVNHTPLLYFATAHWKLDGGATITGSHNPVSDNGVKMVHAGAAPLTEGEIQDLLALITAGDFERGAGSRRRRDPKEDYFGTITGHVRLARRLKVVVDAGNGIAGVFAPELLRRLGCEVVELYCESDGTFPNHLPDPEMEENMRDLVARVLEVRADVGLAYDGDADRVGIVDEKGRRHEADLLLALLGRDLLTRHPGAKIVFDVKSSQVLVDDITRHGGQPVMWKTGHSHLKRKMREDGILLGGEVSGHMFFGENWYGVDDGILASCRFLQLVAGDTRPASEHFDTLPHLYSTPELKAPCPDDKKFALVAELAREFKGRYESIDIDGVRIKFPEGWGLLRASNTNPYLTLRFEGRTAAAVEQMQGIVYDALRRYPYVTLPS, encoded by the coding sequence GTGACCGCGCTCAATCCCTACATCTTCCGCGCCTACGACGTGCGCGGAAAGGTCGACGTCGACATCACGCCGCCCGTCTTCGAGCAGGTGGGACGGGCCTACGGCACGCTCGTGAAGCGCCGGGGCGGGCGCACCATCGCGCTGGGCATGGACAACCGCGTCTCGTCACACGCTCTGAAGGAGGCGTTCGCGGCCGGGGTCCTCTCCACCGGCCTCGACGTGGTGGACATCGGGGTGAACCACACCCCACTCCTGTACTTCGCCACCGCCCACTGGAAGCTGGACGGCGGCGCCACCATCACCGGCAGCCACAACCCGGTCTCCGACAACGGCGTGAAGATGGTCCACGCCGGGGCGGCGCCCCTCACCGAGGGCGAGATCCAGGATCTGCTCGCCCTCATCACCGCCGGCGACTTCGAGCGCGGCGCCGGCTCCCGGCGTCGCCGCGATCCGAAGGAAGATTACTTCGGCACCATCACCGGCCACGTGCGGCTGGCCCGGCGCCTGAAGGTGGTGGTGGACGCGGGCAACGGCATCGCGGGCGTCTTCGCCCCCGAGCTGCTGCGGCGGCTCGGCTGCGAGGTGGTGGAGCTGTACTGCGAGTCCGACGGCACCTTCCCGAACCATCTCCCCGATCCGGAGATGGAGGAGAACATGCGCGACCTCGTGGCCCGGGTGCTCGAGGTCCGCGCCGACGTGGGGCTGGCCTACGACGGCGACGCCGACCGGGTGGGCATCGTGGACGAGAAGGGCCGGCGGCACGAGGCCGACCTGCTGCTGGCCCTGCTCGGCCGCGACCTGCTCACCCGCCACCCCGGGGCCAAGATCGTCTTCGACGTGAAGTCGTCGCAGGTGCTGGTCGACGACATCACGAGGCACGGCGGCCAGCCGGTCATGTGGAAGACCGGCCACTCCCACCTCAAGCGGAAGATGCGCGAGGACGGCATCCTGCTGGGCGGCGAGGTGTCGGGGCACATGTTCTTCGGCGAGAACTGGTACGGGGTGGACGACGGCATCCTCGCCTCGTGCCGATTCCTGCAGCTGGTGGCCGGCGATACCCGGCCGGCCTCCGAGCACTTCGACACCCTGCCGCATCTGTACTCGACGCCGGAGCTGAAGGCCCCCTGCCCCGACGACAAGAAGTTCGCCCTGGTCGCCGAGCTGGCCCGCGAGTTCAAGGGCCGCTACGAGTCCATCGACATCGACGGGGTCCGCATCAAGTTCCCGGAAGGCTGGGGACTGCTGCGCGCGTCCAACACCAATCCGTATCTCACGCTGCGCTTCGAGGGCCGCACCGCGGCCGCGGTGGAGCAGATGCAGGGCATCGTCTACGACGCCCTGCGACGCTATCCCTACGTGACCTTGCCGTCCTGA
- a CDS encoding HAD-IA family hydrolase: MRAIIFDAGNTLLRMNYAVIVEHLRARGRAVTVEQVEEAELRARVRLDPHLAPGNSTESTTTHGRYLRYLLEHLAVTDEAEIDAIARWRRGYNLPVGLWTRADPEAASALRRVREAGLVAGVISNSNGSVRSILEETGLAVHLDFIIDSSVVGVEKPDPRIFHLGLREAGVAAAQAVYVGDLYSVDVLGARAAGLDGILLDPRGFWAPRDCRLAGGLNEAVRLALQDGKVT, encoded by the coding sequence GTGCGCGCGATCATCTTCGACGCCGGCAACACGCTCCTGCGCATGAACTACGCGGTCATCGTCGAGCACCTGCGCGCGCGCGGACGCGCGGTGACCGTCGAGCAGGTGGAGGAGGCCGAGCTGCGGGCCCGCGTGCGCCTCGACCCGCATCTGGCCCCCGGCAATTCCACCGAGAGCACCACCACTCACGGCCGCTACCTGCGCTATCTGCTGGAGCACCTGGCCGTCACCGACGAGGCGGAGATCGACGCGATCGCACGGTGGCGTCGTGGCTACAACCTGCCGGTGGGGCTCTGGACGCGCGCCGATCCCGAGGCGGCGAGCGCGCTGCGCCGCGTGCGGGAGGCGGGCCTGGTCGCCGGGGTCATCTCCAACTCCAACGGCTCGGTGCGCTCCATCCTGGAGGAGACGGGCCTGGCCGTCCATCTCGACTTCATCATCGACTCCTCGGTGGTGGGCGTCGAGAAACCGGACCCGCGCATCTTCCACCTCGGGCTGCGCGAAGCCGGGGTGGCCGCCGCGCAGGCAGTCTACGTGGGCGATCTCTACTCGGTGGACGTGCTGGGCGCCCGCGCGGCCGGCCTCGACGGCATCCTGCTCGACCCGCGGGGCTTCTGGGCGCCCCGCGACTGCCGCCTCGCGGGCGGGCTGAACGAGGCGGTGCGCCTCGCCCTTCAGGACGGCAAGGTCACGTAG
- a CDS encoding CopD family protein, with product MTGFGVIARWLHLAGSLGLVGLVTALLLAGRADHPTARAWESRMIRWARALAVLVLTTGVATLAFQAAVVTGRAGAALDIGEWIRLLGRSQFGTVWLVRHGVLLLLAALLLLREREQSAADRLALRLEAGLLAAVAAGAMAWAGHAAAVEPGGLTAALLDALHLLAAGAWFGALAPLVVLLREASAERGQDARPFAVVAMRAFSRLALVMMTLVVLTGLANSWFQVGGIPALVGTRYGGLLLLKVALLIPILILARHNRSRLLPRLSGDGETIGRPAMARLGRFVAAEAGLGLLILLITTGLSLSPPAVHDPIWWPFSLRYSWDAAASLPGGVSRVLIGGQIAVIGVLAVIVGLLLRSWRVLLVGGGVTALALGLWVALPPMTVDAYPTTYRRPSVPYQAVSVASGQTLYRAHCATCHGAGGRGDGPGGAGLPKPPADLTAAHAAQHTVGDMFWWLTHGIPAAGMPPFGAVLSEEDRWDLINFIRTLGAGERARPMTDLVPPGRPWLVAPDLTIVVGPAPPRSLKELRDRWMVLLVLFTLPESRARLVQLAESYNSLQALGAEVIAVPLGDGADIIRRLGAEPPMLFPVITDGAADIATTYRLLSRGLGPAAAAPALHAEFLVDRQGYVRARWLPGSPGPGWDTMQTLVDQLLLLDKEAPAGPAPDVHVH from the coding sequence ATGACCGGCTTCGGCGTGATCGCGCGCTGGCTGCATCTCGCCGGCAGCCTCGGGCTGGTGGGCCTGGTCACCGCGCTGCTGCTGGCCGGCCGCGCCGATCATCCCACCGCGCGGGCGTGGGAGTCGCGCATGATCCGCTGGGCGCGCGCGCTCGCGGTGCTCGTGCTGACCACCGGCGTGGCCACGCTCGCCTTCCAGGCCGCGGTGGTCACCGGCCGCGCCGGCGCGGCCCTCGACATCGGCGAATGGATCCGGCTGCTCGGCCGGAGCCAGTTCGGCACCGTCTGGCTGGTCCGCCACGGCGTCCTGCTGCTGCTGGCCGCGCTCCTGCTCCTGCGGGAGCGCGAGCAGAGCGCCGCCGACCGGCTGGCCCTCCGCCTCGAGGCCGGCCTGCTCGCCGCGGTCGCCGCCGGCGCGATGGCGTGGGCCGGTCACGCGGCTGCGGTCGAGCCGGGCGGGCTGACCGCCGCGCTGCTCGACGCCCTGCACCTCCTCGCGGCCGGCGCCTGGTTCGGCGCGCTGGCGCCCCTCGTCGTCCTGCTGCGCGAGGCCTCCGCGGAGCGCGGACAGGACGCGCGGCCGTTCGCGGTGGTCGCGATGCGCGCCTTCTCGCGTCTGGCCCTCGTGATGATGACGCTGGTCGTGCTCACCGGCCTCGCCAACAGCTGGTTCCAGGTCGGCGGCATTCCCGCGCTGGTCGGCACGCGCTACGGCGGGCTACTGCTGCTCAAGGTCGCGCTGCTGATCCCGATCCTGATCCTCGCCCGGCACAACCGGAGCCGGCTCCTGCCACGCCTGTCCGGCGACGGCGAGACCATCGGCCGGCCCGCGATGGCGCGCCTCGGCCGGTTCGTCGCCGCGGAGGCCGGACTGGGCCTGCTGATCCTGCTGATCACCACCGGCCTCTCGCTGTCGCCGCCCGCGGTGCACGATCCGATCTGGTGGCCGTTCTCGCTCCGCTACTCGTGGGACGCCGCGGCCTCCCTGCCCGGCGGCGTCAGCCGCGTGCTGATCGGCGGCCAGATCGCGGTGATCGGGGTGCTCGCGGTGATCGTGGGGCTGCTCCTGCGCTCCTGGCGCGTGCTGCTGGTGGGCGGCGGAGTCACCGCGCTCGCCCTCGGCCTCTGGGTCGCGCTCCCGCCCATGACCGTCGACGCGTATCCCACCACCTATCGTCGCCCCTCGGTGCCGTACCAGGCGGTGTCGGTGGCGAGCGGTCAGACGCTCTATCGCGCGCACTGCGCGACGTGCCACGGCGCGGGCGGCCGTGGCGACGGGCCGGGCGGCGCGGGCCTGCCGAAGCCGCCCGCCGATCTCACCGCGGCGCATGCCGCGCAGCACACCGTCGGAGACATGTTCTGGTGGCTCACCCACGGCATTCCCGCGGCGGGCATGCCGCCCTTCGGAGCCGTGCTCTCCGAGGAGGACCGCTGGGACCTCATCAACTTCATCCGCACGCTCGGGGCGGGCGAGCGCGCGCGGCCGATGACCGACCTGGTGCCGCCGGGTCGGCCCTGGCTGGTGGCGCCGGACCTCACGATCGTGGTGGGCCCCGCGCCCCCCCGGAGCCTGAAGGAGCTGCGGGACCGCTGGATGGTCCTGCTCGTCCTCTTCACGCTGCCGGAGTCGCGAGCGCGCCTCGTGCAGCTGGCGGAGAGCTACAACTCGCTGCAGGCCCTCGGCGCCGAGGTGATCGCGGTCCCGCTCGGCGACGGCGCCGACATCATTCGCCGGCTGGGCGCCGAGCCGCCGATGCTCTTCCCGGTGATCACCGACGGCGCCGCCGACATCGCGACGACCTACCGGCTGCTCTCGCGCGGGCTCGGCCCGGCCGCCGCCGCGCCGGCGCTGCACGCCGAGTTCCTGGTGGATCGTCAGGGCTACGTCCGCGCGCGCTGGCTCCCCGGCTCCCCCGGTCCCGGCTGGGACACGATGCAGACGCTGGTGGACCAGCTCCTCCTGCTCGACAAGGAAGCGCCGGCGGGCCCCGCGCCCGACGTGCACGTACACTAG
- a CDS encoding copper-binding protein has translation MRLWRVVLLINLALALGLMLGYLAWGREVSRLGRELDQARRQQAVGDGRSWQSRGVVRAVLPELNVVVLTHDELTGYMGSMTMGFRVHDPKLYDGLDIGDVVRFTLSGTPPNVEITSIVKQAQ, from the coding sequence ATGCGACTCTGGCGCGTCGTGCTCCTGATCAATCTGGCCCTCGCCCTGGGCCTGATGCTGGGCTATCTGGCGTGGGGCCGCGAGGTCTCGCGGCTCGGCCGGGAGCTGGACCAGGCGCGCCGTCAGCAGGCGGTGGGCGACGGGCGCTCCTGGCAGTCGCGCGGGGTGGTGCGCGCGGTGCTGCCCGAGCTGAACGTGGTCGTGCTCACCCACGACGAGCTGACCGGCTACATGGGCTCGATGACCATGGGCTTCCGGGTGCACGACCCCAAGCTCTACGATGGGCTCGACATCGGCGACGTCGTGCGCTTCACGCTTTCCGGCACCCCGCCCAACGTGGAGATCACCTCGATCGTGAAGCAGGCGCAGTGA
- a CDS encoding rhodanese-like domain-containing protein — translation MTSQLVALALALTAACAPAAHAAHGGVPRVAYTEPDYLKWLIESRQPVVVVDLRTAQEFEAGHLPGAISVPMTELDRRFGEIPTSPMVVLYCRCSVEEAATAYAFLETRGYLNHVVLQDGLDGWLRRRFPVVK, via the coding sequence GTGACATCGCAACTGGTCGCGCTGGCCCTCGCGCTCACCGCGGCCTGCGCGCCCGCCGCGCACGCCGCGCACGGCGGCGTGCCCCGCGTGGCCTACACCGAGCCCGACTACCTCAAGTGGCTGATCGAGTCGCGCCAGCCGGTGGTGGTGGTCGACCTGCGCACCGCCCAGGAGTTCGAGGCCGGCCATCTGCCCGGCGCCATCTCGGTGCCGATGACCGAGCTCGACCGGCGCTTCGGGGAGATCCCGACCTCGCCGATGGTGGTCCTCTACTGCCGGTGCTCGGTCGAGGAGGCCGCCACCGCCTACGCCTTCCTCGAGACCCGCGGCTATCTCAATCACGTGGTGCTGCAGGACGGCCTCGACGGCTGGCTGCGGCGCCGGTTTCCCGTCGTGAAGTAG
- a CDS encoding metal ABC transporter substrate-binding protein, whose amino-acid sequence MPIIARALLSAALLILGLGAGPAPAAGKIRVVATTTDLKALTEAVGGKLVDVDALARGNQNPHDLEVRPSLMVKVRQADLLIVNGLELDQWAEVVVQGANNPNVIPGARGRVDASSGVPLLEVPQTRVDRSMGDVHPVGNPHYTADPGTVGVVTANILAGLARVAPEQRATFERNREEFLARLDRALAGWSAEMAPFEGARIVVDHNMWPYFLARFGLVQAGSIEERPGIPPTPAHLTRLIASMKEDKVRLILTVPWGDQKLAARIAQETGVRVVVAASAVGAVKGTDGYLETIDYNVKSIAQAMK is encoded by the coding sequence ATGCCGATCATCGCGCGAGCGCTGCTGAGCGCGGCGCTCCTCATCCTGGGTCTCGGCGCCGGCCCCGCACCCGCGGCCGGCAAGATCCGGGTCGTCGCCACCACCACCGATCTGAAGGCGCTGACCGAGGCGGTCGGAGGCAAGCTGGTGGACGTCGACGCCCTCGCCCGCGGCAACCAGAATCCGCACGATCTCGAGGTGCGCCCGAGCCTGATGGTGAAGGTGCGCCAGGCCGATCTCCTGATCGTCAACGGCCTCGAGCTGGATCAGTGGGCCGAGGTCGTCGTGCAGGGCGCCAACAACCCCAACGTGATCCCGGGCGCGCGGGGCCGCGTCGACGCGTCCAGCGGCGTGCCGCTGCTCGAGGTGCCGCAGACGCGCGTGGATCGCTCGATGGGCGACGTGCATCCGGTGGGCAATCCCCACTACACCGCCGACCCGGGCACGGTCGGCGTGGTCACCGCGAACATCCTCGCCGGGCTGGCGCGAGTCGCGCCCGAGCAGCGGGCGACCTTCGAGCGCAACCGCGAGGAGTTCCTCGCCCGGCTCGATCGCGCGCTGGCCGGATGGTCGGCGGAGATGGCGCCCTTCGAGGGCGCCCGGATCGTCGTGGATCACAACATGTGGCCCTACTTCCTGGCCCGATTCGGCCTGGTGCAGGCCGGATCGATCGAGGAGCGCCCGGGCATTCCCCCGACGCCCGCCCATCTCACCCGGCTGATCGCCTCGATGAAGGAGGACAAGGTCCGCCTGATCCTGACCGTGCCGTGGGGCGACCAGAAGCTCGCGGCCCGGATCGCCCAGGAGACCGGTGTCCGGGTGGTCGTCGCGGCCTCCGCGGTGGGCGCGGTGAAAGGCACTGACGGCTACCTCGAGACCATCGACTACAATGTGAAGTCGATCGCCCAGGCCATGAAATGA